The proteins below come from a single Corylus avellana chromosome ca3, CavTom2PMs-1.0 genomic window:
- the LOC132173411 gene encoding protein MODIFIER OF SNC1 1 isoform X2 has product MWAPTSTRRSGMTVLGKVVVPKPVNLPSQRSENHGLDPRVEIVPKGTHSWGSRSSSSTSNAWSSSVLSPRNDGRPGSPSYLSGRPSSGGSGTRPSTASSDRAHEPTASAWGANSRPSSASGALTSNQTSLTSLRPRSAETRPGSSQLSRFAESLPENPGAWGAAGTAEKLGVTAAKNDGFSLTSGDFPTLGSEKDNSVKNESQDHGSHGRPGSSSGEVGPPKERNGTSIVGDVSVNVDVKIGTANSWRRDSPPYSEDGVTSSVERWQGNPQPYPNPSIPPQHYEAWHGPPVTNPPGGVWFRGPPGGPPYGAPVAPGGFPMEPYSYYRPHIPPALANPQPGPPPGGRPRGHHPKNGDMYRPHMPDAYIRPGMPIRPGFYPGPVAYEGYYGGPMGYCSSNERDVPFMGMSPGTSVYNNRYPNQNAPEPTNSQGRSGGYSSTGKTLVSEHVESGHPNDNQGPYKVLLKQQNGWDGKNEEKKWEDTTTTNATYVEKGDQTEVSSWENDWRSDYRNNGEMGSRRMVPSQEISSQTYDDQQSHSSVPVKVKSPESTGNMKAFDDSSARNLERASSGLSEVRGPVSVVPKDSTLIRKIEGLNAKVRASDGQDITSITGWEEQKNKIHVHNTKANHSKNEGGSGFVHTEKTHATGIMNPASHEMGVSAGDKSLESTAAGGTTISRRSTHGMQGRSGNHGKGGINSKEADSRHKKIRAIDSPSVVSTSRFQTNSNVHVHDRYTSEASEKSGPYPQAREEKESAPPVCDPSDYQVQRTKLRELELEQRAKQLREEEEERTRKQKARALAKLEDLDRRKHSNEGSMHKSENASCVAIQNKQELNVVPRISEGNTSRDEQFPVLSSELPPEKPKSTNEEPIVHKHSVSLQQDADSADVAYRTNAPHVHDGNVSKHKSVGYKQKKNLLPEKSSNEKSTFTSTNEAPNSEANAVRKVAISIGRFTDEIALNCKSSLSVNENAVVESTRLPVNVNSVAESSSFPVNPNAVAESSSMPMNSNAAADSSIHQRKKSRSGKNKHKVEAASSMAALPLSESKETNLVNASLESGRAMTSETELDPNLIQSVTISEDANQLLEHHSSLSSEDSHGRGSNSQWKSQHSRRMARNPQVNRSAEKFHGDVIWAPVRSQNKADTDEASQKIVDEAIAPSMKSEHQVQSNPKNKRAEIERYVPKPVAKEMAQQGSIQQPVASSINHSTYDETVGRADSSPQGTESTEPAGSGAGKVGPALEPRNGNGKQNKQGKAHGSWWQRVSTESVSVQSMHDGPSSHPGRNAKQLIEDYQPQKPDVSSVKEQPKYSDEQNAPDGQKAPDNSDSVASVGVTVVKDQVVTGRVKRHPSKGQKGMGHNNDLDHKRINSGDTSKINTQSSALEMSQTDLPTASKETRGIGERSTAHWQPKSQSFSANNQLGSKSNSGRSVGAGAAWTNKKENTPQGVVPQAPQHSEGVSQPRHDQSPSEKSDAEEALNVGYQEATRGRKVGSFKGRPLSPSHVPVGPVEHAPASMDVRHEQRSSSGFRRSANQNNNRFDRGHESRGDWNSSGQESKHLHVPVNWERQRHNAHYEYQPVGPYNNNKSNNAEGLKDGTHNTGSRFRERGQIQSRRGGGNFYGRQRSNDRVDAGYE; this is encoded by the exons GTGGGCTCCGACTTCTACCAGAAGAAGTGGCATGACTGTTTTAGGGAAAGTTGTTGTTCCAAAACCCGTTAACTTACCAAGTCAAAG GTCAGAAAATCATGGTCTGGACCCCAGAGTGGAAATTGTTCCCAA GGGTACGCATAGCTGGGGCAGTAGATCATCTTCCTCCACCTCAAATGCATGGAGTTCTTCAGTGCTGTCTCCAAGAAATGATGGCAGACCTGGTTCACCTAGCTATCTTAGTGGACGTCCTTCATCTGGTGGAAGTGGCACACGACCATCAACTGCCAGTAGCGATAGAGCTCATGAACCTACTGCTAGTGCATGGGGGGCAAACTCTAGGCCATCATCAGCTTCCGGCGCATTGACATCTAATCAGACATCCCTGACATCATTGCGTCCTCGCAGTGCAGAAACTAGACCTGGTAGCTCACAGTTATCCCGGTTTGCTGAATCATTGCCTGAAAATCCAGGGGCATGGGGTGCTGCTGGGACTGCAGAGAAACTG GGAGTAACGGCAGCCAAAAATGATGGGTTTTCTCTGACTTCTGGAGATTTTCCAACACTTGGTTCGGAGAAAGATAATTCTGTAAAGAATGAATCACAAg ACCACGGTTCTCATGGTCGTCCTGGCTCGTCTTCTGGTGAAGTAGGGCCCCCAAAAGAGAGGAATGGGACTTCTATAGTTG GTGATGTTTCTGTAAATGTTGATGTGAAAATTGGTACTGCAAATTCTTGGAGAAGAGACAGCCCTCCTTACAGTGAAGATGGAGTCACATCCAGTGTGGAGAGGTGGCAGGGCAATCCCCAACCATACCCTAATCCTAGTATTCCTCCTCAACATTATGAAGCTTGGCATGGTCCGCCAGTAACTAATCCCCCAGGTGGTGTTTGGTTCAGAGGACCTCCAGGAGGTCCTCCATATGGAGCTCCTGTTGCTCCTGGTGGCTTTCCCATGGAACCATATTCTTATTACCGTCCTCATATCCCACCTGCTCTTGCCAATCCACAGCCAGGTCCCCCACCAGGGGGCAGACCAAGGGGACATCATCCTAAAAATGGGGACATGTACAGACCTCATATGCCTGATGCATACATTCGCCCAGGGATGCCAATTAGGCCTGGGTTTTACCCTGGTCCCGTGGCATATGAGGGCTATTACGGTGGTCCGATGGGTTATTGCAGTTCAAATGAACGGGATGTTCCATTTATGGGAATGTCACCCGGCACCTCTGTTTATAACAATAGGTACCCAAACCAAAATGCTCCTGAGCCTACCAATTCCCAGGGAAGATCTGGTGGATATAGCTCTACTGGCAAAACATTGGTTTCAGAACATGTGGAATCTGGTCATCCTAATGATAATCAAGGACCATACAAAGTTCTTTTAAAGCAACAGAATGGTTGGGATggaaagaatgaagaaaaaaaatgggaggatacaacaacaacaaatgctACATATGTCGAGAAGGGGGATCAAACGGAAGTGTCTTCATGGGAGAATGACTGGAGGTCAGATTACAGAAACAACGGCGAGATGGGTTCAAGAAGGATGGTGCCCAGTCAAGAAATTTCTAGTCAGACTTATGATGACCAACAGTCTCATTCTTCTGTCCCTGTCAAAGTCAAGTCTCCTGAAAGCACGGGAAATATGAAGGCATTTGATGACAGTTCAGCAAGAAATTTGGAACGTGCATCATCTGGTTTATCAGAGGTTCGAGGACCTGTTTCAGTTGTTCCTAAAGATTCCACTTTGATTCGGAAGATTGAGGGATTAAATGCAAAAGTCCGGGCTTCTGATGGACAGGATATTACCTCCATTACCGGTTGGGAGgaacaaaagaataaaattcaTGTTCATAATACCAAGGCTAACCATTCTAAAAATGAAGGTGGTAGTGGTTTTGTGCATACTGAAAAAACCCATGCCACAGGAATTATGAATCCTGCATCCCATGAAATGGGTGTTTCTGCTGGAGATAAGAGCCTTGAATCTACAGCTGCTGGTGGAACAACCATCTCCAG GAGATCTACACATGGGATGCAAGGCAGATCTGGTAATCATGGTAAAGGAGGGATCAACAGCAAAGAGGCTGATAGTCGGCATAAAAAAATTCGTGCCATAGATTCTCCCAGTGTTGTATCAACTTCACGCTTCCAAACTAATTCTAATGTTCATGTGCATGACCGCTACACATCTGAGGCTTCTGAAAAGTCTGGGCCGTATCCTCAAGCAAGGGAAGAGAAAGAATCTGCTCCCCCTGTGTGTGATCCAAGTGATTATCAAGTACAg CGTACGAAGTTGAGAGAACTTGAACTTGAGCAACGTGCCAAACAACTaagggaggaggaggaagaacgGACAAGAAAGCAAAAGGCCAGGGCTCTTGCAAAACTGGAAGACTTGGATAGGCGTAAACATTCAAACGAAGGTTCAATGCATAAGTCAGAAAATGCTTCGTGTGTTGCTATCCAGAATAAGCAAGAATTGAATGTAGTTCCTCGGATTAGTGAGGGCAACACCAGTAGAGATGAACAATTCCCTGTTTTGTCCAGTGAACTACCTCCAGAGAAACCTAAGAGTACCAATGAGGAACCTATAGTGCACAAGCATTCTGTGTCCTTGCAGCAGGATGCTGATAGCGCTGATGTTGCTTATCGTACTAATGCTCCCCACGTTCATGATGGTAATGTCTCAAAGCATAAGAGTGTGGgctacaaacaaaagaaaaatcttctACCAGAGAAGAGTTCTAATGAGAAGTCTACTTTCACCAGTACTAATGAAGCACCAAATAGTGAAGCCAATGCAGTGCGTAAGGTCGCCATATCAATTGGGCGGTTTACCGATGAAATTGCCTTGAACTGCAAGTCAAGCCTGTCTGTGAATGAAAATGCAGTGGTCGAGTCCACACGCTTGCCTGTGAATGTAAATTCAGTGGCTGAGTCATCAAGCTTTCCTGTAAATCCAAATGCGGTGGCTGAGTCGTCAAGCATGCCTATGAATTCAAATGCAGCGGCTGATTCCTCCATACATCAGAGAAAGAAGAGCAGGAGTGGCAAGAACAAGCACAAAGTGGAGGCTGCATCATCTATGGCTGCTTTACCATTGTCagaatcaaaagaaacaaaTCTTGTGAATGCCTCTCTTGAAAGTGGTAGGGCAATGACTTCTGAGACTGAATTGGATCCTAACTTGATTCAGTCAGTAACAATTTCTGAAGATGCAAATCAGTTATTGGAGCATCACTCATCCTTATCCAGCGAGGATTCTCATGGTAGAGGGAGTAACAGCCAGTGGAAATCTCAGCATTCTCGCAGGATGGCAAGAAACCCACAAGTTAATAGATCAGCAGAGAAATTCCACGGTGATGTTATTTGGGCACCTGTACGGTCACAGAACAAAGCTGACACTGATGAAGCCAGTCAGAAAATTGTGGATGAAGCCATTGCTCCATCAATGAAGAGTGAACATCAAGTGCAGAGTAATCCCAAAAATAAGAGGGCAGAAATTGAGAGATATGTACCAAAGCCTGTAGCAAAGGAAATGGCTCAGCAAGGAAGCATTCAACAACCAGTGGCATCTTCTATCAATCATTCTACATATGATGAGACTGTTGGGAGAGCAGATTCGAGTCCTCAAGGCACTGAAAGTACTGAACCTGCTGGCTCAGGTGCTGGAAAAGTGGGGCCTGCCTTGGAGCCCAGGAATGGGAATGGTAAGCAGAATAAACAGGGAAAAGCACATGGGTCATGGTGGCAACGGGTTTCAACAGAGTCGGTCAGTGTGCAAAGTATGCATGATGGACCTTCTTCACACCCTGGTCGGAATGCTAAACAATTAATCGAGGATTACCAACCTCAGAAGCCTGATGTAAGTTCAGTCAAAGAGCAACCAAAATATTCTGATGAACAGAATGCTCCTGATGGACAAAAAGCTCCCGACAATTCTGATTCAGTTGCATCAGTTGGAGTTACTGTTGTAAAAGATCAGGTGGTAACTGGTAGAGTAAAGCGGCATCCGTCCAAGGGACAGAAAGGCATGGGGCATAACAACGATCTTGATCACAAGAGAATAAACAGTGGAGACACCAGCAAAATTAATACCCAATCTTCAGCCCTTGAGATGAGTCAAACAGACTTGCCTACTGCTTCAAAAGAAACTCGAGGTATTGGGGAACGTTCAACGGCTCATTGGCAACCCAAATCTCAGTCTTTTTCGGCCAATAATCAACTAGGAAGCAAAAGCAATAGTGGTCGAAGTGTAGGTGCTGGAGCTGCTTGGACCAACAAAAAAGAGAATACTCCCCAGGGTGTAGTACCACAAGCACCACAACATAGTGAAGGTGTATCCCAGCCTCGCCATGATCAATCTCCTTCTGAAAAAAGTGATGCAGAAGAAGCATTAAATGTAGGGTATCAAGAAGCTACTAGAGGGAGAAAAGTGGGTTCGTTCAAGGGACGACCACTCTCCCCGAGCCATGTTCCTGTTGGCCCAGTTGAACATGCTCCTGCAAGTATGGATGTTAGACATGAGCAACGGTCATCATCAGGGTTCCGTAGGAGtgcaaaccaaaataataaccGTTTTGACAGAGGGCATGAATCTCGTGGAGATTGGAACTCATCCGGGCAAGAAAGCAAACATCTTCATGTGCCTGTAAACTGGGAAAGGCAGAGACACAATGCTCATTACGAGTACCAGCCAGTTGGCCCATACAacaataacaaatcaaacaatgCCGAAGGACTTAAAGATGGAACTCATAATACGGGTTCGAGGTTCAGGGAGAGGGGTCAGATTCAGTCAAGGCGTGGTGGGGGGAACTTTTATGGACGGCAAAGAAGCAATGATCGAGTAGATGCTGGTTATGAGTAG
- the LOC132173411 gene encoding protein MODIFIER OF SNC1 1 isoform X1: protein MLGGERRWAPTSTRRSGMTVLGKVVVPKPVNLPSQRSENHGLDPRVEIVPKGTHSWGSRSSSSTSNAWSSSVLSPRNDGRPGSPSYLSGRPSSGGSGTRPSTASSDRAHEPTASAWGANSRPSSASGALTSNQTSLTSLRPRSAETRPGSSQLSRFAESLPENPGAWGAAGTAEKLGVTAAKNDGFSLTSGDFPTLGSEKDNSVKNESQDHGSHGRPGSSSGEVGPPKERNGTSIVGDVSVNVDVKIGTANSWRRDSPPYSEDGVTSSVERWQGNPQPYPNPSIPPQHYEAWHGPPVTNPPGGVWFRGPPGGPPYGAPVAPGGFPMEPYSYYRPHIPPALANPQPGPPPGGRPRGHHPKNGDMYRPHMPDAYIRPGMPIRPGFYPGPVAYEGYYGGPMGYCSSNERDVPFMGMSPGTSVYNNRYPNQNAPEPTNSQGRSGGYSSTGKTLVSEHVESGHPNDNQGPYKVLLKQQNGWDGKNEEKKWEDTTTTNATYVEKGDQTEVSSWENDWRSDYRNNGEMGSRRMVPSQEISSQTYDDQQSHSSVPVKVKSPESTGNMKAFDDSSARNLERASSGLSEVRGPVSVVPKDSTLIRKIEGLNAKVRASDGQDITSITGWEEQKNKIHVHNTKANHSKNEGGSGFVHTEKTHATGIMNPASHEMGVSAGDKSLESTAAGGTTISRRSTHGMQGRSGNHGKGGINSKEADSRHKKIRAIDSPSVVSTSRFQTNSNVHVHDRYTSEASEKSGPYPQAREEKESAPPVCDPSDYQVQRTKLRELELEQRAKQLREEEEERTRKQKARALAKLEDLDRRKHSNEGSMHKSENASCVAIQNKQELNVVPRISEGNTSRDEQFPVLSSELPPEKPKSTNEEPIVHKHSVSLQQDADSADVAYRTNAPHVHDGNVSKHKSVGYKQKKNLLPEKSSNEKSTFTSTNEAPNSEANAVRKVAISIGRFTDEIALNCKSSLSVNENAVVESTRLPVNVNSVAESSSFPVNPNAVAESSSMPMNSNAAADSSIHQRKKSRSGKNKHKVEAASSMAALPLSESKETNLVNASLESGRAMTSETELDPNLIQSVTISEDANQLLEHHSSLSSEDSHGRGSNSQWKSQHSRRMARNPQVNRSAEKFHGDVIWAPVRSQNKADTDEASQKIVDEAIAPSMKSEHQVQSNPKNKRAEIERYVPKPVAKEMAQQGSIQQPVASSINHSTYDETVGRADSSPQGTESTEPAGSGAGKVGPALEPRNGNGKQNKQGKAHGSWWQRVSTESVSVQSMHDGPSSHPGRNAKQLIEDYQPQKPDVSSVKEQPKYSDEQNAPDGQKAPDNSDSVASVGVTVVKDQVVTGRVKRHPSKGQKGMGHNNDLDHKRINSGDTSKINTQSSALEMSQTDLPTASKETRGIGERSTAHWQPKSQSFSANNQLGSKSNSGRSVGAGAAWTNKKENTPQGVVPQAPQHSEGVSQPRHDQSPSEKSDAEEALNVGYQEATRGRKVGSFKGRPLSPSHVPVGPVEHAPASMDVRHEQRSSSGFRRSANQNNNRFDRGHESRGDWNSSGQESKHLHVPVNWERQRHNAHYEYQPVGPYNNNKSNNAEGLKDGTHNTGSRFRERGQIQSRRGGGNFYGRQRSNDRVDAGYE from the exons GTGGGCTCCGACTTCTACCAGAAGAAGTGGCATGACTGTTTTAGGGAAAGTTGTTGTTCCAAAACCCGTTAACTTACCAAGTCAAAG GTCAGAAAATCATGGTCTGGACCCCAGAGTGGAAATTGTTCCCAA GGGTACGCATAGCTGGGGCAGTAGATCATCTTCCTCCACCTCAAATGCATGGAGTTCTTCAGTGCTGTCTCCAAGAAATGATGGCAGACCTGGTTCACCTAGCTATCTTAGTGGACGTCCTTCATCTGGTGGAAGTGGCACACGACCATCAACTGCCAGTAGCGATAGAGCTCATGAACCTACTGCTAGTGCATGGGGGGCAAACTCTAGGCCATCATCAGCTTCCGGCGCATTGACATCTAATCAGACATCCCTGACATCATTGCGTCCTCGCAGTGCAGAAACTAGACCTGGTAGCTCACAGTTATCCCGGTTTGCTGAATCATTGCCTGAAAATCCAGGGGCATGGGGTGCTGCTGGGACTGCAGAGAAACTG GGAGTAACGGCAGCCAAAAATGATGGGTTTTCTCTGACTTCTGGAGATTTTCCAACACTTGGTTCGGAGAAAGATAATTCTGTAAAGAATGAATCACAAg ACCACGGTTCTCATGGTCGTCCTGGCTCGTCTTCTGGTGAAGTAGGGCCCCCAAAAGAGAGGAATGGGACTTCTATAGTTG GTGATGTTTCTGTAAATGTTGATGTGAAAATTGGTACTGCAAATTCTTGGAGAAGAGACAGCCCTCCTTACAGTGAAGATGGAGTCACATCCAGTGTGGAGAGGTGGCAGGGCAATCCCCAACCATACCCTAATCCTAGTATTCCTCCTCAACATTATGAAGCTTGGCATGGTCCGCCAGTAACTAATCCCCCAGGTGGTGTTTGGTTCAGAGGACCTCCAGGAGGTCCTCCATATGGAGCTCCTGTTGCTCCTGGTGGCTTTCCCATGGAACCATATTCTTATTACCGTCCTCATATCCCACCTGCTCTTGCCAATCCACAGCCAGGTCCCCCACCAGGGGGCAGACCAAGGGGACATCATCCTAAAAATGGGGACATGTACAGACCTCATATGCCTGATGCATACATTCGCCCAGGGATGCCAATTAGGCCTGGGTTTTACCCTGGTCCCGTGGCATATGAGGGCTATTACGGTGGTCCGATGGGTTATTGCAGTTCAAATGAACGGGATGTTCCATTTATGGGAATGTCACCCGGCACCTCTGTTTATAACAATAGGTACCCAAACCAAAATGCTCCTGAGCCTACCAATTCCCAGGGAAGATCTGGTGGATATAGCTCTACTGGCAAAACATTGGTTTCAGAACATGTGGAATCTGGTCATCCTAATGATAATCAAGGACCATACAAAGTTCTTTTAAAGCAACAGAATGGTTGGGATggaaagaatgaagaaaaaaaatgggaggatacaacaacaacaaatgctACATATGTCGAGAAGGGGGATCAAACGGAAGTGTCTTCATGGGAGAATGACTGGAGGTCAGATTACAGAAACAACGGCGAGATGGGTTCAAGAAGGATGGTGCCCAGTCAAGAAATTTCTAGTCAGACTTATGATGACCAACAGTCTCATTCTTCTGTCCCTGTCAAAGTCAAGTCTCCTGAAAGCACGGGAAATATGAAGGCATTTGATGACAGTTCAGCAAGAAATTTGGAACGTGCATCATCTGGTTTATCAGAGGTTCGAGGACCTGTTTCAGTTGTTCCTAAAGATTCCACTTTGATTCGGAAGATTGAGGGATTAAATGCAAAAGTCCGGGCTTCTGATGGACAGGATATTACCTCCATTACCGGTTGGGAGgaacaaaagaataaaattcaTGTTCATAATACCAAGGCTAACCATTCTAAAAATGAAGGTGGTAGTGGTTTTGTGCATACTGAAAAAACCCATGCCACAGGAATTATGAATCCTGCATCCCATGAAATGGGTGTTTCTGCTGGAGATAAGAGCCTTGAATCTACAGCTGCTGGTGGAACAACCATCTCCAG GAGATCTACACATGGGATGCAAGGCAGATCTGGTAATCATGGTAAAGGAGGGATCAACAGCAAAGAGGCTGATAGTCGGCATAAAAAAATTCGTGCCATAGATTCTCCCAGTGTTGTATCAACTTCACGCTTCCAAACTAATTCTAATGTTCATGTGCATGACCGCTACACATCTGAGGCTTCTGAAAAGTCTGGGCCGTATCCTCAAGCAAGGGAAGAGAAAGAATCTGCTCCCCCTGTGTGTGATCCAAGTGATTATCAAGTACAg CGTACGAAGTTGAGAGAACTTGAACTTGAGCAACGTGCCAAACAACTaagggaggaggaggaagaacgGACAAGAAAGCAAAAGGCCAGGGCTCTTGCAAAACTGGAAGACTTGGATAGGCGTAAACATTCAAACGAAGGTTCAATGCATAAGTCAGAAAATGCTTCGTGTGTTGCTATCCAGAATAAGCAAGAATTGAATGTAGTTCCTCGGATTAGTGAGGGCAACACCAGTAGAGATGAACAATTCCCTGTTTTGTCCAGTGAACTACCTCCAGAGAAACCTAAGAGTACCAATGAGGAACCTATAGTGCACAAGCATTCTGTGTCCTTGCAGCAGGATGCTGATAGCGCTGATGTTGCTTATCGTACTAATGCTCCCCACGTTCATGATGGTAATGTCTCAAAGCATAAGAGTGTGGgctacaaacaaaagaaaaatcttctACCAGAGAAGAGTTCTAATGAGAAGTCTACTTTCACCAGTACTAATGAAGCACCAAATAGTGAAGCCAATGCAGTGCGTAAGGTCGCCATATCAATTGGGCGGTTTACCGATGAAATTGCCTTGAACTGCAAGTCAAGCCTGTCTGTGAATGAAAATGCAGTGGTCGAGTCCACACGCTTGCCTGTGAATGTAAATTCAGTGGCTGAGTCATCAAGCTTTCCTGTAAATCCAAATGCGGTGGCTGAGTCGTCAAGCATGCCTATGAATTCAAATGCAGCGGCTGATTCCTCCATACATCAGAGAAAGAAGAGCAGGAGTGGCAAGAACAAGCACAAAGTGGAGGCTGCATCATCTATGGCTGCTTTACCATTGTCagaatcaaaagaaacaaaTCTTGTGAATGCCTCTCTTGAAAGTGGTAGGGCAATGACTTCTGAGACTGAATTGGATCCTAACTTGATTCAGTCAGTAACAATTTCTGAAGATGCAAATCAGTTATTGGAGCATCACTCATCCTTATCCAGCGAGGATTCTCATGGTAGAGGGAGTAACAGCCAGTGGAAATCTCAGCATTCTCGCAGGATGGCAAGAAACCCACAAGTTAATAGATCAGCAGAGAAATTCCACGGTGATGTTATTTGGGCACCTGTACGGTCACAGAACAAAGCTGACACTGATGAAGCCAGTCAGAAAATTGTGGATGAAGCCATTGCTCCATCAATGAAGAGTGAACATCAAGTGCAGAGTAATCCCAAAAATAAGAGGGCAGAAATTGAGAGATATGTACCAAAGCCTGTAGCAAAGGAAATGGCTCAGCAAGGAAGCATTCAACAACCAGTGGCATCTTCTATCAATCATTCTACATATGATGAGACTGTTGGGAGAGCAGATTCGAGTCCTCAAGGCACTGAAAGTACTGAACCTGCTGGCTCAGGTGCTGGAAAAGTGGGGCCTGCCTTGGAGCCCAGGAATGGGAATGGTAAGCAGAATAAACAGGGAAAAGCACATGGGTCATGGTGGCAACGGGTTTCAACAGAGTCGGTCAGTGTGCAAAGTATGCATGATGGACCTTCTTCACACCCTGGTCGGAATGCTAAACAATTAATCGAGGATTACCAACCTCAGAAGCCTGATGTAAGTTCAGTCAAAGAGCAACCAAAATATTCTGATGAACAGAATGCTCCTGATGGACAAAAAGCTCCCGACAATTCTGATTCAGTTGCATCAGTTGGAGTTACTGTTGTAAAAGATCAGGTGGTAACTGGTAGAGTAAAGCGGCATCCGTCCAAGGGACAGAAAGGCATGGGGCATAACAACGATCTTGATCACAAGAGAATAAACAGTGGAGACACCAGCAAAATTAATACCCAATCTTCAGCCCTTGAGATGAGTCAAACAGACTTGCCTACTGCTTCAAAAGAAACTCGAGGTATTGGGGAACGTTCAACGGCTCATTGGCAACCCAAATCTCAGTCTTTTTCGGCCAATAATCAACTAGGAAGCAAAAGCAATAGTGGTCGAAGTGTAGGTGCTGGAGCTGCTTGGACCAACAAAAAAGAGAATACTCCCCAGGGTGTAGTACCACAAGCACCACAACATAGTGAAGGTGTATCCCAGCCTCGCCATGATCAATCTCCTTCTGAAAAAAGTGATGCAGAAGAAGCATTAAATGTAGGGTATCAAGAAGCTACTAGAGGGAGAAAAGTGGGTTCGTTCAAGGGACGACCACTCTCCCCGAGCCATGTTCCTGTTGGCCCAGTTGAACATGCTCCTGCAAGTATGGATGTTAGACATGAGCAACGGTCATCATCAGGGTTCCGTAGGAGtgcaaaccaaaataataaccGTTTTGACAGAGGGCATGAATCTCGTGGAGATTGGAACTCATCCGGGCAAGAAAGCAAACATCTTCATGTGCCTGTAAACTGGGAAAGGCAGAGACACAATGCTCATTACGAGTACCAGCCAGTTGGCCCATACAacaataacaaatcaaacaatgCCGAAGGACTTAAAGATGGAACTCATAATACGGGTTCGAGGTTCAGGGAGAGGGGTCAGATTCAGTCAAGGCGTGGTGGGGGGAACTTTTATGGACGGCAAAGAAGCAATGATCGAGTAGATGCTGGTTATGAGTAG